Proteins encoded in a region of the Elaeis guineensis isolate ETL-2024a chromosome 7, EG11, whole genome shotgun sequence genome:
- the LOC105049239 gene encoding protein HIGH CHLOROPHYLL FLUORESCENCE PHENOTYPE 173, chloroplastic produces the protein MALRHGGGIGAAACPNGLNYQKQNPQSSSNFLGLRLSSLKVHDHHIPPVAFRRFPLALAIRRSQLGGGNIIGDGDEQKKAHRNGGSNSSSAPTARDQRRVAAEEKRKGDCAKEGDAPTSSSKQQQQQQGPSVSLTLEDVNPVGLGRRSRQIFDEVWRKFSGLGQISRTPTADDRLLDAVLIRGPMCEFTIPGAQDTTVLVVGATSRIGRIVVRKLMLRGYKVKALVRKADPEVLDTLPRSVAIAVGDVGEPSTLKAAVEGCNKIIYCATARSAITGDLNRVDYQGVRNVTKAFQDYNNQLARLRAGKSSKSKLVLAKFKSAESLKGWEVRRGTYFQDVVAAKYDGGMDAKFEYTESGDAVFSGYVFTRGGYVELSKKLALPLGSTLDRYDGLLLSVGGNGRSYVLILEAGPLADTSQSKMYFARMTTKVGFCRVRVPFSSFRPVKPDDPPLDPFLVHTLTIRFEPRRQKPVEGPGGNRQDPRSFKLIMEYIKALPTGQETDFILVSCTGSGIERSRREQVLKAKKAGEDSLRRSGLGYTIIRPGPLQEEPGGQRALIFDQGNRISQGISCADVADICVKALHDSTARNKSFDVCYEYVAEQGKELFELVAHLPDKANNYLTPALSVLEKNT, from the exons ATGGCTCTACGGCACGGCGGCGGGATTGGTGCAGCAGCATGTCCAAATGGACTGAACTACCAGAAACAGAATCCCCAGTCCTCCTCCAATTTCCTCGGGCTCCGTCTGTCAAGTCTCAAGGTCCATGACCACCACATTCCACCTGTCGCATTCAGACGCTTCCCGTTGGCACTGGCAATCCGGAGGAGCCAGCTTGGTGGTGGCAACATCATCGGCGACGGCGACGAGCAGAAGAAGGCCCATCGAAACGGTGGCAGCAACAGCAGCAGCGCTCCGACTGCGAGGGATCAGAGAAGGGTCGCagcagaagagaagagaaagggcgacTGCGCGAAGGAAGGGGATGCCCCGACAAGCAGCAgcaagcagcagcagcagcagcagggcCCCTCGGTCTCGCTGACGCTGGAAGACGTGAACCCGGTGGGCCTGGGGCGGAGATCCCGCCAGATCTTCGACGAGGTGTGGCGCAAATTCTCGGGGCTGGGCCAGATCTCTCGGACTCCCACCGCCGACGACCGCCTCCTCGACGCGGTCCTCATCCGTGGACCCATGTGCGAGTTCACCATCCCCGGCGCGCAGGACACCACCGTGCTCGTTGTCGGGGCTACAAGCCGGATCGGACGAATCGTCGTCCGCAAGCTCATGCTTAGGGGATACAAGGTCAAG GCTTTAGTAAGAAAAGCTGATCCAGAAGTGCTAGATACGCTGCCGAGATCGGTGGCAATAGCGGTTGGTGATGTGGGCGAACCTTCCACTCTCAAAGCTGCCGTGGAGGGCTGCAACAAGATCATCTACTGCGCCACCGCACGCTCTGCTATCACGGGGGACCTCAACAGAGTCGATTACCAAGGGGTGCGCAACGTCACCAAGGCATTTCAG gATTACAACAATCAGCTAGCACGGCTGAGGGCTGGCAAGAGTAGCAAGAGCAAGCTCGTGCTTGCGAAATTCAAATCTGCTGAATCATTGAAAGGCTGGGAAGTTCGCCGGGGAACTTACTTTCAGGATGTTGTTGCTGCCAAGTATGATGGGGGGATGGATGCAAAGTTTGAATATACGGAATCTGGTGATGCTGTCTTCTCAG GATATGTCTTTACTAGAGGCGGATATGTGGAACTCTCCAAAAAGCTTGCTCTTCCATTGGGTTCTACACTCGACAG GTATGATGGTTTGCTTCTCTCGGTTGGGGGAAATGGAAGGTCCTATGTTTTAATACTTGAGGCTGGCCCACTAGCTGATACTTCTCAGAGCAAAATGTATTTTGCTCGAATGACCACAAAAGTCGGCTTTTGCAGG GTAAGAGTACCATTTTCATCTTTTCGTCCGGTGAAACCAGATGATCCTCCCCTAGACCCTTTTCTTGTACATACATTGACCATTCGTTTCGAACCAAGAAGACAG AAACCTGTTGAAGGACCTGGAGGAAATAGACAGGACCCTAGAAGCTTCAAATTGATAATGGAATACATAAAAGCATTACCT ACTGGCCAAGAAACGGACTTTATATTGGTTTCATGTACAGGATCTGGAATTGAACGCAGCAGAAGGGAGCAAGTTCTTAAAGCCAAGAAG gCTGGAGAGGATTCATTAAGAAGATCAGGCCTTGGATATACCATTATTCGTCCTGGTCCGTTGCAG GAAGAACCTGGCGGTCAGCGTGCACTGATCTTTGATCAAGGGAACAGGATCTCTCAG GGCATCAGCTGCGCCGATGTAGCAGATATATGTGTCAAGGCATTGCATGATTCAACGGCAAGAAATAAGAGCTTTGAT GTATGCTATGAGTATGTTGCTGAGCAAGGAAAGGAGCTTTTTGAATTG GTTGCACATTTGCCTGACAAAGCAAATAACTATCTCACGCCAGCTCTATCTGTTCTAGAGAAAAACACCTGA